One region of Mycolicibacterium lutetiense genomic DNA includes:
- a CDS encoding universal stress protein has product MTQVNLVVGYLATPGGADALALAVRFARTLAAEVHICIVLPPDNAPPGSVPKGGYEEVLAGQAQGWLDDALALVPDDVVAHTHLSFDDSFTDGLIREALRLQAIAIVVGGAGGGLVGSYSLGSVVNELLHSSPVPVAVAPRGTRDSKVERVHEITCAIGQRQGSDLLLSTAVRASRVAGIPLRLVSLVALDPIFGSLRGDSEAVRAHAREHAERTLAAAKDELPADFPVTSTIVNGPSVEAAVEQLGWEDGDIIMVGSSRLSAPRRIFLGSTAAKMLRVLDVPMVVVPRDELKDGEDHS; this is encoded by the coding sequence GTGACGCAGGTAAACCTGGTCGTTGGGTATCTGGCCACCCCCGGTGGCGCCGATGCGCTGGCATTGGCGGTTCGGTTCGCCCGGACGTTGGCCGCTGAGGTCCACATCTGCATCGTGCTGCCGCCCGACAACGCGCCGCCGGGCAGCGTTCCCAAGGGCGGCTACGAGGAAGTGCTGGCCGGGCAGGCGCAGGGTTGGCTGGATGACGCCCTGGCCCTGGTGCCCGACGACGTTGTGGCGCACACGCATCTGAGCTTCGATGACTCGTTCACCGACGGTCTGATCCGTGAGGCGCTGCGACTGCAGGCGATCGCGATCGTGGTCGGCGGCGCCGGTGGGGGCCTGGTCGGCAGCTACTCCCTGGGGTCGGTGGTTAACGAGCTGTTGCATTCCTCCCCGGTGCCGGTCGCGGTGGCTCCGCGCGGAACCCGCGATTCCAAAGTTGAGCGGGTGCATGAAATCACCTGCGCCATAGGGCAACGTCAAGGTTCGGATCTGTTGCTCTCCACTGCGGTGCGGGCCAGCCGCGTCGCGGGCATTCCGCTGCGGTTGGTGTCGCTGGTCGCGCTCGATCCGATTTTCGGCTCGCTGCGGGGCGACAGCGAGGCCGTGCGAGCCCACGCGCGCGAGCATGCCGAACGGACCTTGGCGGCCGCCAAAGATGAACTACCCGCGGATTTTCCGGTGACCTCCACCATCGTGAACGGTCCCAGTGTCGAGGCCGCTGTCGAGCAGCTGGGCTGGGAGGACGGCGACATCATCATGGTCGGATCCAGCCGGCTCAGTGCGCCGCGGCGGATCTTCCTCGGTTCCACCGCGGCCAAGATGTTGCGAGTGTTGGACGTGCCGATGGTGGTGGTGCCCCGGGATGAACTCAAGGACGGCGAGGATCACTCATGA
- a CDS encoding APC family permease, whose translation MTESTSESASPQKLESAERSAGLVSKGLATGKVGTFSGAILGISCVAPGYTLTASIGLIVAAVGLKMPAIFIAGFIPMFLTAYAYRELNSRAPDCGASFTWSTKAFGPYVGWMCGWGMVVASIIVLSNLAAIAVEFFYLFIARVTNQHSIAELADNKAINILTTLVFLAIATAIASRGITTSERVQYVLVGFQMVVLLAFAVMAFVHVSRGDAPAGLSFDLDWFNPFTGLALSAFVIGVTGSIFAFWGWDTCLTLGEESKDPTKVPGRAGLLCVLSILATYLLIAVAVMMYAGVGETDLGLGNPDNAENVFAALADPVLGTYAGPLLFLAILASSVASLQTTFLPAARAMLAMGAYKAFPARFAEVSPRYLVPVFATVTAGVVTGVFYTAVSLLSESALLDTIAALGIMICWYYGITAFACVWYFRRELFANAHNVVFKFLFPLLGGIVLAAVFVISIGESMNPDNASGAAIGGIGLVFYIGFGVLILGAVLMMIWRSRSPEFFRGETLRHDTPSLVE comes from the coding sequence ATGACAGAGTCGACATCGGAATCCGCGTCGCCTCAGAAGCTCGAATCCGCAGAGCGCTCTGCGGGGCTGGTCTCCAAGGGTCTGGCCACCGGGAAGGTCGGCACGTTCTCCGGTGCGATCCTTGGTATCTCGTGTGTGGCGCCCGGATACACCCTGACCGCGAGCATCGGGTTGATCGTCGCGGCCGTCGGGCTGAAGATGCCGGCGATCTTCATCGCCGGGTTCATCCCGATGTTCCTGACCGCGTACGCATACCGTGAACTGAACTCGCGTGCACCCGACTGTGGAGCATCGTTCACCTGGTCCACCAAGGCGTTCGGCCCGTATGTCGGGTGGATGTGCGGGTGGGGCATGGTGGTCGCATCGATTATCGTGCTGTCCAACCTCGCTGCCATTGCGGTGGAGTTCTTCTACCTGTTCATCGCCAGGGTCACCAACCAACATTCCATTGCGGAGTTGGCCGACAACAAGGCCATCAACATCCTGACCACGCTGGTGTTCCTGGCCATCGCCACCGCGATCGCGAGCCGCGGCATCACCACCAGTGAACGGGTGCAGTACGTATTGGTCGGATTTCAGATGGTGGTGCTACTGGCGTTCGCGGTGATGGCGTTCGTGCACGTGAGCCGCGGCGACGCGCCGGCCGGGCTGTCGTTCGACCTGGACTGGTTCAACCCGTTCACCGGACTCGCGTTGAGCGCCTTTGTGATTGGTGTGACCGGGTCGATCTTCGCTTTCTGGGGCTGGGATACCTGTCTGACGCTGGGGGAGGAGTCCAAGGATCCGACGAAGGTGCCGGGCCGGGCCGGGTTGCTGTGCGTGCTGTCCATCCTGGCGACGTATCTGCTGATCGCGGTCGCGGTGATGATGTACGCCGGCGTCGGGGAAACCGATCTCGGACTGGGCAATCCGGACAACGCCGAAAACGTGTTCGCCGCGTTGGCCGACCCGGTGCTCGGTACCTATGCCGGGCCGCTGCTGTTCCTGGCGATCCTGGCTTCCTCGGTGGCCAGCCTGCAAACCACGTTCCTGCCGGCCGCCCGGGCGATGCTGGCGATGGGTGCCTACAAGGCCTTCCCCGCGCGTTTTGCCGAGGTCAGTCCGCGCTATCTGGTGCCCGTGTTCGCGACCGTCACCGCCGGGGTGGTCACCGGGGTGTTCTACACCGCGGTGAGCCTGCTCTCCGAGAGCGCACTGTTGGATACCATTGCGGCCCTTGGCATCATGATCTGCTGGTACTACGGCATCACGGCGTTTGCGTGTGTCTGGTACTTCCGCCGTGAGCTGTTCGCCAACGCCCACAACGTGGTGTTCAAATTCCTGTTCCCGCTGCTCGGCGGAATCGTGCTGGCCGCGGTGTTCGTCATCTCGATCGGCGAGAGTATGAACCCGGACAATGCCAGCGGCGCCGCGATCGGCGGCATCGGCCTGGTGTTCTACATCGGCTTCGGCGTGCTGATCCTCGGTGCCGTGCTGATGATGATCTGGCGATCTCGCAGCCCCGAGTTCTTCCGGGGCGAGACACTGCGGCACGACACGCCGTCACTCGTCGAGTAA
- a CDS encoding nucleoside hydrolase: MALAYLLASPEAEVVGIASTAGNVPVQQVCTNNLGLLELCGVTGIPVSKGAEQPLVAPLRTAEDTHGPQGLGYAQLPDSDRLLTAHDAAEAWVRAARTHPGELIGLATGPLTNLALAMRVEPTLPKLLRRLVIMGGAFDYRGNTTPVSEWNISVDPESAAEVFSGWNAAWGLDDAAHVPIVLGLNLTENVALTPALLNRLATAAGSPSAPMSVLDERGTRSAADNPLIRVLEDAMRFYFEFHFDTGDGYLAHLHDPLAAAVALDPELVSYRETTVDVELNGTLTRGMTVADWNGHWGRPPNALIGTEVDPAVFFDRFINRVGEFAQRLS, encoded by the coding sequence ATGGCGCTGGCATATCTGCTGGCCAGCCCGGAAGCCGAGGTGGTCGGTATTGCCTCGACCGCGGGAAATGTTCCGGTGCAACAGGTCTGCACCAACAACCTGGGCCTGCTGGAGCTGTGCGGGGTGACCGGAATCCCGGTCTCCAAAGGGGCCGAGCAGCCGTTGGTCGCACCGCTGCGCACTGCCGAGGACACCCACGGGCCACAGGGCCTGGGATACGCACAGTTACCCGACAGCGACCGGCTGCTCACCGCGCACGACGCCGCCGAGGCCTGGGTCCGCGCCGCCCGCACGCACCCGGGTGAGTTGATCGGGCTGGCCACCGGACCGCTGACCAACCTGGCGCTGGCGATGCGTGTCGAGCCCACGCTGCCCAAGCTGCTGCGCCGCCTGGTGATCATGGGCGGGGCGTTCGACTATCGCGGCAACACCACGCCGGTGTCGGAGTGGAACATCAGCGTGGACCCCGAGTCCGCCGCCGAGGTATTCAGCGGCTGGAACGCCGCCTGGGGCCTCGACGACGCCGCGCATGTGCCAATCGTGCTGGGTCTCAACCTCACCGAGAATGTGGCGTTGACACCGGCACTGCTGAACCGGCTCGCGACCGCGGCCGGGTCACCGTCGGCGCCGATGAGCGTGCTCGACGAGCGCGGCACCCGGTCGGCGGCCGACAACCCGTTGATCCGCGTCCTCGAAGACGCCATGCGGTTCTACTTCGAGTTCCACTTCGACACCGGCGACGGGTACCTGGCGCATCTGCACGATCCCCTGGCAGCCGCGGTCGCGCTGGACCCGGAGTTGGTGAGCTACCGGGAAACCACGGTCGATGTCGAGCTGAACGGCACCCTGACCCGCGGTATGACGGTGGCCGACTGGAACGGGCACTGGGGGCGGCCGCCCAATGCGCTGATCGGCACCGAAGTCGACCCGGCGGTGTTCTTCGACCGGTTCATCAACCGGGTCGGGGAGTTCGCACAGCGCCTGAGCTGA
- a CDS encoding SDR family oxidoreductase encodes MRYVVTGGTGFIGRRMITRILSVEPGAEVWVLVRRESLRRFEQLAQNWDERVKPLVGDLTAADLGLSDTDIAELGDVSHVVHCAAIYDMTIGESEQRAANVEGTRAVIDLARKLDATLHHVSSIAVAGNHRGVFTENDFDVAQDLPTPYHQTKFEAELLVRSTPGLRYRVYRPAVVVGDSATGEMDKVDGPYYFFGVLARLAGLPKFTPMMLPDSGRTNVVPVDYVVEAMVALMHTDDKDGETFHLTAPKTTGLHDIYRGVAAEAGLPPLRGSLPRATAAPVLQARGRVKAVRNIVATQLGIPGEVLDVAELRPTFTADNTTAALRGTGISVPEFSSYAPKLWRYWAQHLDPDRARRDDPAGALIGRHVIITGASSGIGRASAIAIAERGACVFALARNGEALDDLVAEIRAAGGQAYAFTCDVTDSASVEHTVKDILGRFGHVDYLVNNAGRSIRRSVTNSTDRLHDYERVMAVNYFGSVRMVLALLPHWRERRFGHVVNVSSAGVQANTPKYSAYLPSKAALDAFSEVVGTETLSDHITFTNIHMPLVKTPMIAPSRKLNPVPPISAEHAAAMVVRGLVDKPARIDTPLGTVADFGHYLTPKLSRRVLHQLYLGYPDSAAAQGQIGESPQATTGEPTQRRPKRPVRSVRTLRVPRAVARPIKRAVRLVPGVHW; translated from the coding sequence ATGCGTTATGTCGTTACCGGCGGTACCGGGTTTATCGGCCGCCGAATGATCACCCGGATTCTGTCCGTCGAACCCGGCGCCGAGGTGTGGGTGCTGGTACGCCGTGAGTCGCTGAGGCGGTTCGAGCAGCTGGCCCAGAACTGGGATGAACGAGTGAAACCGCTGGTGGGCGACCTGACCGCGGCAGATCTCGGGCTGTCCGACACCGATATCGCCGAGTTGGGTGACGTCTCGCATGTGGTGCACTGCGCGGCCATCTACGACATGACGATCGGTGAATCCGAACAGCGGGCGGCCAATGTGGAAGGCACCCGCGCGGTGATCGACCTGGCCCGGAAGCTGGATGCCACGTTGCACCACGTGTCCTCGATCGCGGTGGCCGGCAACCATCGGGGCGTGTTCACCGAAAACGATTTCGACGTGGCCCAGGACCTGCCCACGCCGTATCACCAGACCAAGTTCGAGGCCGAACTGCTGGTGCGCTCGACGCCGGGACTGCGCTACCGGGTGTACCGACCGGCCGTCGTGGTCGGCGATTCGGCGACCGGTGAGATGGACAAGGTCGACGGCCCCTACTACTTCTTCGGCGTGCTGGCACGCCTGGCCGGGCTTCCCAAGTTCACGCCGATGATGCTGCCCGACAGCGGCCGCACCAACGTGGTGCCGGTGGACTATGTAGTTGAGGCGATGGTCGCGTTGATGCACACCGACGACAAGGACGGTGAAACCTTCCACCTCACCGCGCCGAAGACCACCGGGCTGCACGACATCTACCGTGGCGTGGCAGCAGAGGCCGGACTGCCTCCGCTGCGCGGGTCGCTGCCACGGGCCACCGCGGCTCCGGTCCTGCAGGCGCGGGGACGGGTCAAGGCGGTGCGCAACATCGTCGCCACCCAGCTGGGTATCCCCGGCGAGGTGCTCGACGTGGCCGAGCTGCGACCGACCTTCACCGCGGACAACACCACCGCCGCGCTGCGCGGTACCGGGATCTCGGTACCCGAATTCTCTTCGTATGCACCGAAACTGTGGCGCTACTGGGCCCAGCACCTCGATCCCGACCGCGCCCGTCGCGATGATCCGGCCGGCGCCCTGATCGGCAGGCACGTCATCATCACCGGCGCCTCCAGCGGTATCGGCCGGGCTTCGGCTATCGCCATAGCCGAACGCGGCGCCTGCGTCTTCGCGCTGGCCCGCAACGGTGAGGCGCTCGACGACCTGGTTGCCGAGATCCGGGCTGCCGGCGGGCAGGCCTACGCATTCACCTGCGACGTCACCGATTCCGCGTCGGTCGAGCACACCGTCAAGGACATCCTCGGCCGGTTCGGCCACGTCGACTACCTGGTGAACAACGCCGGCCGGTCGATCCGCCGCTCGGTGACGAACTCGACGGACCGGCTGCACGATTACGAACGGGTGATGGCGGTCAACTACTTCGGTTCCGTGCGTATGGTGCTGGCGCTGCTGCCGCACTGGCGCGAACGCCGGTTCGGGCATGTGGTCAACGTGTCCAGCGCCGGTGTGCAGGCCAACACCCCGAAGTACAGCGCCTACCTGCCGTCCAAGGCAGCCCTCGACGCCTTCTCCGAGGTAGTCGGCACCGAAACCCTCTCGGATCACATCACCTTCACCAATATCCATATGCCCCTGGTGAAGACGCCGATGATCGCACCCTCGCGCAAGCTCAACCCCGTGCCGCCGATCTCTGCCGAGCACGCCGCGGCCATGGTGGTGCGCGGTCTGGTCGACAAGCCGGCCCGGATCGACACCCCGTTGGGCACCGTCGCCGATTTCGGTCATTACCTGACCCCGAAACTGTCGCGCCGCGTCCTGCATCAGCTGTATCTGGGCTATCCGGACTCGGCGGCCGCGCAGGGGCAGATCGGCGAGAGCCCGCAGGCGACGACGGGCGAGCCGACGCAACGGCGACCGAAACGGCCGGTCCGCAGCGTCCGCACCCTGCGGGTTCCGCGCGCGGTGGCCCGCCCGATCAAGCGAGCGGTGCGGTTGGTGCCCGGCGTGCACTGGTAG
- a CDS encoding error-prone DNA polymerase, protein MSWHNGPPSWSEMERVLTGKPRRSGLPLEPAGDGGDSPAWSRKRGAYQPPELDRPRTSVRYAELHTHSAYSFLDGASTPEELVEEAARLNLRAIALTDHDGLYGVVRFAEAARELDVATVFGAELSLGNVPRTEDPDPPGPHLLVLARGPEGYRRLSREIAKAHLAGGEKGKPRYDFDGLTEAAGGHWHILTGCRKGHVRQALSEGGPEAAAAALVDLVDRFGADRVSIELTHHGHPCDDERNAALAGLAQRFGLPVVATTGAHFAAPDRGRLAMAMAAIRARNSMDTAAGWLAPLGGSHLRSGEEMAQRFGAEIVMAAADLGEQCAFGLALIAPQLPPFDVPAGHTEDTWLRHLVMAGAAERYGPAGNAEMAYAQIEHELRIIEQLKFPGYFLVVHDITRFCRDSDILCQGRGSAANSAVCYALKVTNVDPVANGLLFERFLSPARDGPPDIDIDIESDLRENVIQYVYERYGRDYAAQVANVITYRGRSAVRDMARALGFSQGQQDAWSKQLSRWSGRPDSPEAEDIPQPVIELATQIANLPRHLGIHSGGMVICDRPIADVCPVEWARMANRSVLQWDKDDCAAIGLVKFDLLGLGMLSALHYAIDLLAEHKGIAVDLAKLDLAEPAVYEMLQKADSVGVFQVESRAQMATLPRLKPREFYDLVVEVALIRPGPIQGGSVHPYIRRRNGLEEVTYDHPSMESALRKTLGIPLFQEQLMQLAVDCAGFTAAEADQLRRAMGSKRSTEKMRRLRSRFYAGMAELHGITGEVAERIYEKLEAFANFGFPESHSLSFASLVFYSSWFKLHHPAAFCAALLRAQPMGFYSPQSLVADARRHGVAVHGPDVNASLAYATCENRGMDVRLGLGSVRHIGDELAGRLVDERNANGPFETLVDLTSRVQLSVPQTEALATAGALGCFGISRREALWAAGAAATQRPDRLPGVGSSSHVPPLPGMSALELSAADVWATGISPDSYPTQYLRADLDALGVIPADRLLEVVDGTRILVAGAVTHRQRPATAQGVTFMNLEDETGMVNVLCAPGVWARYRKLAQTAPALVVRGIVQNASGAVTVLADRMSPVELRVGSRSRDFR, encoded by the coding sequence GTGAGTTGGCATAACGGGCCGCCGAGCTGGTCGGAGATGGAGCGGGTGCTGACCGGCAAGCCGCGCCGCTCCGGCCTGCCGTTGGAGCCCGCGGGCGACGGTGGGGACAGCCCGGCCTGGTCGCGTAAGCGCGGTGCCTATCAGCCGCCGGAACTCGACCGGCCGCGAACGTCGGTCCGTTATGCCGAGCTGCACACGCACAGCGCCTACAGCTTCCTCGACGGCGCGAGCACGCCGGAGGAGTTGGTCGAGGAGGCGGCCCGGCTGAACCTGCGGGCCATCGCGCTGACCGATCACGACGGGCTCTACGGCGTGGTCCGGTTCGCCGAGGCGGCCAGGGAGTTGGACGTGGCCACGGTATTCGGCGCCGAGTTGTCGTTGGGGAATGTTCCCCGCACCGAGGATCCCGATCCGCCCGGCCCGCATCTGCTGGTCCTGGCCCGCGGGCCGGAGGGGTACCGGCGGTTGTCCCGCGAGATCGCCAAGGCGCACCTGGCCGGTGGTGAGAAGGGTAAACCCCGCTACGACTTCGACGGGCTCACCGAGGCCGCCGGTGGGCACTGGCACATCCTCACGGGATGTCGTAAAGGTCATGTCCGCCAGGCGCTTTCAGAAGGTGGTCCGGAAGCTGCGGCCGCCGCGTTGGTCGATCTGGTGGATCGCTTCGGAGCCGACCGGGTCAGTATCGAACTCACCCATCACGGCCATCCGTGTGACGACGAGCGCAATGCTGCCCTGGCCGGGCTGGCTCAGCGGTTCGGGCTACCGGTGGTGGCGACCACCGGCGCGCACTTCGCTGCACCCGACCGGGGTCGGCTGGCCATGGCGATGGCGGCGATCCGGGCCCGTAACTCGATGGACACCGCGGCGGGGTGGCTGGCCCCGCTCGGCGGGTCTCACCTGCGCTCGGGGGAGGAGATGGCCCAGCGGTTCGGCGCCGAGATCGTGATGGCCGCAGCCGATCTCGGTGAGCAGTGCGCCTTCGGGCTGGCACTCATCGCCCCGCAGTTGCCGCCGTTCGACGTTCCGGCCGGGCACACTGAGGACACGTGGTTGCGGCACCTGGTCATGGCAGGCGCGGCCGAGCGGTACGGACCCGCCGGCAACGCAGAAATGGCCTATGCGCAGATCGAACACGAACTGCGGATCATCGAGCAGTTGAAGTTCCCCGGCTATTTCCTGGTGGTGCACGACATCACCCGGTTCTGCCGGGACAGCGACATCCTGTGTCAGGGCAGGGGATCGGCGGCCAACTCGGCGGTCTGCTACGCGCTCAAGGTCACCAACGTCGACCCGGTTGCCAACGGGCTGCTGTTCGAACGGTTCTTGTCCCCGGCCCGCGACGGGCCGCCCGACATCGACATCGACATCGAATCGGACCTGCGCGAGAACGTCATTCAATACGTCTATGAGCGTTACGGTCGTGACTACGCTGCGCAGGTCGCCAACGTCATCACCTACCGCGGCCGCAGTGCCGTCCGCGACATGGCCCGGGCGCTGGGTTTCTCCCAGGGGCAGCAGGACGCCTGGAGCAAGCAGCTCAGCCGGTGGAGCGGTCGCCCCGACTCGCCGGAGGCGGAAGACATCCCGCAACCGGTGATCGAGCTGGCCACCCAGATTGCCAATCTGCCGAGGCATCTCGGCATCCACTCCGGCGGCATGGTGATCTGTGACCGTCCGATCGCCGACGTGTGCCCGGTGGAGTGGGCCCGCATGGCCAACCGTAGCGTGCTGCAGTGGGACAAAGATGATTGTGCGGCAATCGGTTTGGTGAAGTTCGACCTGCTCGGCCTCGGCATGCTCTCGGCGCTGCACTACGCCATCGACCTGCTGGCCGAGCACAAGGGCATCGCCGTCGACCTGGCCAAGCTGGACCTGGCCGAACCGGCGGTCTACGAGATGCTGCAGAAGGCCGACTCGGTCGGGGTGTTCCAAGTGGAGTCCCGGGCGCAGATGGCCACCCTGCCCCGGCTCAAGCCGCGGGAGTTCTACGACCTGGTGGTCGAGGTGGCGCTGATCCGGCCGGGCCCGATCCAGGGTGGTTCGGTACACCCCTATATCCGTCGCCGCAACGGTCTGGAGGAAGTCACCTACGACCATCCGTCGATGGAATCCGCGTTGCGCAAGACGCTGGGCATCCCGTTGTTCCAGGAGCAGCTGATGCAATTGGCGGTCGACTGTGCGGGTTTCACCGCGGCCGAGGCCGACCAACTGCGCCGGGCCATGGGCTCGAAACGTTCCACCGAGAAGATGCGACGGTTACGCAGCCGGTTCTACGCCGGCATGGCCGAGCTTCACGGGATCACCGGCGAGGTGGCCGAGCGGATCTACGAGAAGCTGGAGGCTTTCGCCAATTTCGGCTTCCCGGAGAGTCATTCGTTGAGCTTCGCGTCGCTGGTGTTCTATTCGTCGTGGTTCAAACTGCATCATCCGGCGGCGTTCTGCGCGGCCCTGCTGCGGGCCCAGCCGATGGGGTTCTATTCACCACAGTCCCTGGTCGCCGACGCGCGTAGGCACGGGGTGGCGGTGCACGGCCCCGACGTCAACGCATCCCTGGCCTACGCGACGTGCGAGAACCGCGGCATGGACGTGCGGCTGGGGCTGGGCAGTGTCCGCCACATCGGTGACGAGTTGGCGGGGCGGTTGGTCGATGAACGAAATGCCAACGGACCGTTCGAAACTCTGGTCGACCTGACCAGCCGGGTGCAGCTGTCGGTACCCCAGACCGAGGCACTGGCCACCGCCGGTGCGTTGGGTTGTTTCGGGATCAGCCGACGCGAGGCGCTGTGGGCGGCCGGCGCGGCGGCCACCCAGCGACCGGACCGGCTGCCGGGGGTGGGGTCCTCCTCGCATGTGCCGCCGCTACCCGGGATGAGCGCCCTGGAGTTGTCGGCCGCCGACGTGTGGGCCACCGGCATCTCACCGGACAGCTATCCCACCCAGTATCTGCGCGCTGACCTCGATGCGCTGGGTGTGATTCCCGCCGACAGATTGCTGGAGGTCGTGGATGGCACCCGAATCCTGGTTGCCGGAGCGGTGACTCACCGCCAGCGTCCGGCGACCGCGCAAGGGGTGACGTTCATGAACCTGGAAGACGAGACCGGGATGGTCAACGTGCTGTGCGCCCCGGGGGTGTGGGCGCGCTACCGCAAGCTGGCGCAGACGGCTCCGGCACTGGTGGTCCGCGGCATCGTGCAGAACGCGAGCGGTGCGGTCACCGTGCTCGCCGACCGGATGAGCCCGGTCGAGCTGAGGGTCGGGTCCCGGTCGCGAGACTTCCGCTGA
- a CDS encoding XRE family transcriptional regulator, which translates to MGQNATLEGDSAVIVSLSEAAMHMYSAAIDALPFPEDKKFHKRADVVLSGLRKLRASLTEAAGSNRPSPAVIVALSGVRQRYDSLMAHAASAPGSSLGQQIYVTRIHAKLSAQEVANGAGLRDGLLDQLEAGATPTDAEATKIRDTIAALGGLPGEDHGIHAVPASAGFGSSDDSQANGWEPVLVSDNAG; encoded by the coding sequence ATGGGACAAAACGCGACGCTGGAAGGTGATTCGGCGGTCATCGTCAGTCTGTCGGAAGCGGCGATGCACATGTATTCCGCCGCTATCGACGCACTGCCTTTCCCCGAGGACAAGAAGTTCCACAAGCGCGCCGACGTGGTCCTGTCCGGCCTGCGCAAGCTGCGTGCCTCGCTGACTGAGGCGGCCGGCAGCAACCGGCCTTCCCCCGCGGTGATCGTGGCGCTCAGCGGGGTTCGTCAGCGGTATGACTCGCTGATGGCCCACGCCGCGTCGGCGCCGGGTTCCTCTCTGGGACAGCAGATCTACGTCACCCGCATCCACGCCAAGCTGTCGGCCCAGGAAGTGGCCAACGGTGCCGGCCTGCGTGACGGACTGCTGGACCAACTCGAGGCCGGCGCAACACCGACGGACGCCGAGGCGACGAAGATCCGCGACACGATCGCAGCGCTCGGCGGGTTGCCCGGCGAAGATCACGGCATCCACGCCGTCCCGGCCTCGGCCGGCTTCGGGTCGTCCGACGATTCGCAGGCCAACGGCTGGGAGCCCGTGCTGGTCTCCGATAACGCAGGCTGA
- a CDS encoding MaoC family dehydratase, with product MPLNPEAIGETTDPIPFEWTDRDTLLYAIGVGAGTEDLAFTTENSHEIEQQVLPTYAVIACSAFPAALKIGTFNFGMLLHGSQAIRLHRPLPPAGKLSVVSEVVDIQDKGEGKNAVVMLKGIGTDPASGEVVAETLTTVVIRGEGGFGGQPGQRPVAPQIPDREPDARVALPTREDQALIYRLSGDRNPLHSDPWFAQNLAGFPKPILHGLCTYGVAGRALVAELGGGDATKVQAVAARFSSPVFPGETLTTSIWRTEPGRAVFRTEAAGPDGADARLVLDDGVAEYSD from the coding sequence ATGCCCCTCAATCCCGAAGCCATCGGCGAAACCACCGACCCGATTCCGTTCGAATGGACCGACCGCGACACCCTGCTGTACGCCATCGGGGTGGGCGCGGGTACCGAAGACCTCGCCTTCACCACCGAGAACAGTCACGAGATCGAACAGCAGGTGTTGCCGACCTATGCGGTGATCGCCTGCTCGGCCTTCCCCGCAGCACTCAAGATCGGCACCTTCAATTTCGGCATGTTGCTGCACGGTTCCCAGGCGATCCGGTTGCACCGGCCGCTGCCGCCGGCCGGGAAGCTCAGCGTGGTCTCCGAGGTCGTCGACATCCAGGACAAGGGTGAGGGCAAGAACGCGGTGGTCATGCTCAAGGGCATCGGCACAGATCCGGCCAGCGGCGAGGTCGTCGCGGAAACCCTTACCACCGTGGTGATCCGGGGCGAAGGCGGGTTCGGCGGGCAGCCGGGGCAACGCCCGGTGGCACCGCAGATTCCCGACCGCGAACCCGACGCCCGGGTGGCGCTGCCCACCCGTGAGGATCAGGCGCTGATCTATCGACTGTCCGGGGATCGCAACCCGCTGCACAGCGATCCGTGGTTCGCGCAGAATCTCGCCGGGTTCCCGAAGCCGATCCTGCACGGCCTGTGCACCTACGGGGTGGCCGGGCGGGCACTGGTCGCCGAACTCGGCGGCGGTGACGCCACCAAGGTTCAGGCGGTGGCGGCGCGGTTCAGTTCGCCGGTGTTCCCGGGTGAGACGCTGACGACGTCGATCTGGCGTACCGAACCGGGGCGGGCGGTGTTCCGCACGGAGGCGGCCGGGCCCGACGGTGCCGACGCCCGGTTGGTGCTGGACGACGGCGTCGCCGAGTATTCCGACTGA